The region CCCCAATCCTCTCTATTTCTTCATTATAAGCCATTTTCcgatattaaaaattttgattgcTAAAAATATTTGGTTTACGTTCAAGGTATTCTTGAGTTGTCGGTGATGTAATACCGCTCTGAGTcgcacacatttcatatatcatgctGAGATGGGATCATTGCCTCCGAAGCTTATCCTAAGAAAGTCGGTTATAGGGTGATTTTTCTTTCTATGGTCAAGGGTCGAAGTTGACATAAAGGTCTCAATCGACGGTCGTTATATGGTAATCGAATGGGGTTTAGTAGGGGAGCCAGTTGACGATAGTTATAAGGCCAGGAGTTCAATCTTTTCGAATACCCGAAAATGATGCCCTATAAATACCATATAGAAGTTTGATGACATATTCATATGGAAAACTCTAGGTCTTCCCGCTATAATTggtgtaatttttttctctatttctagGCAACCAGTACCTTTAACCTTCCTTCTTATTCAAAGGCTGGTACTACTGTAGATGCAAGAGgactcttgtaacacccctaacccgtatctatcgctagaacagggttacagagcattaccagattTACAGATTAGAcagacaaaaatttcaaacatttcataacatatagcattcatgtcagaaaccaatcataatcatgcatattgttcctaatacgagccctcaaggcccaaaatacattTTAGAAacaaattaggactaaattggaaactcagaaaatattttgaaaacatttaaaatttttaaagctgTAAGGGTCACtcggccgtgtggctaggccatgtgactcacacggccaagagacacctgTATCTTAGGCCTGTGGGCATCCAAAATAAGGATacatggtcgtgtcctagcccgtgtccgtgcccgtgtaactcactgacttgtgccacatggctaagccacacacccatgtgctaggccgtgtgagcatactgaatTGAGCTCTTTAAAAGATACAGggaacacatggccgtgtgtcacacacgactgagacacatacctgtgtctctgcccatgtggacgaaaataggtcattttacaagtcacatttctcacccaatttggcatccacctACACTTAACATTTTGCATATACATAAGTCATAattaggcatccaaaacaagccaaaatcaagccttaaacatgtaaaatcatcacatacaactaatatgcccttaggcacctcaaatgataaTATGCAAACATGTCAACCATGTATCCAAATTTACCTAAgtgaccaaatacatatatgcataattgaaCCAAAACCTATCATATAGGTCATTTATCAAGCTCACCCATTTGGCAcctaaaataccaattcacaaggTAAACCATCTTGTATCATTTCATGTCACTTaacttacttaccaaaacatacgaATATTTCCAAATAgtaccaaatataccattctaactaacatcaatatacctataagttttccataacaaaacacaaaatcacaccaaggtatataacatatcttatatgtatattcaaaccacacatcaaatatgataagcccacatatatatacacatcaaaatataccaaacacaagccatttaagtggctaatctcaacaaaacccttatatgccaacattggccaaatcaacctatacatgccattataaccgaaaTTAAATAACCAAAAGCACAAAAaaagccgatggatagtgtgatatagctctgacaagcttccaacccgaacaagcttctgaatcactataaaacataaaaaataacatagagtaagcttttaagcttagtaagttcgtatactagagaatttaacttaccattttaattatatttaaggtAAGTAAACCCAAAGCATATgttaactcaatttggccaaaagcctaacacatattcatcaaccatgttagccatgtaattcatataaaaattgaaaatcatgtatgagttcaacaactattcaaactccatatacatgtaacatctataccatttatccatatatcatatacaaaccatttccatgtaattcatgtaaaTAACTGTAATAGTTCGTTCGAACTCATATAAACTCGTACCAGAACTGTgcctattgaaccatttagaatatcgttggatacgcgggtagtacacacgaggtgtactgaactgtaatccgttaattcatgtacatgtatgctcatatgagctgtaAACGGTAAGCTTCTTCGAGCTGAATAACAGTAAGCTCTTCCAAGCTAAATAACGATAAGCTCACACGAGTTgagtatcggtaagctcataagagccgtaatgacatgtcatttatatcttACAAATTCATAAGGTTTAAACGGGGCTCGGTAGTCGTCATATGTCATCAGATGTGCGATCGGTAATTATACATAGCAATTATACCAtccacatacatatatttcaattgAAGCATATAAatgcacaatttaattacacgaacttatctAGACGAGTGTTCATAGATACGAATGCGACTAATTcgagattttctctttgcctcgatctaactctatacgaggtctaactggatctatacgaatgaatttaactctattcaatataattcatattcaatttagtccaacatataattttggcaaaattaccattttgcctctgtacttttaatttcttaacaatttagttcttatctcataaaaatggaaatttgcacAATTTCATTACAACCAATCATAACAGAATTATATACATGCttataacaacccacatttttcacaaattcacaattttaCAACACAATtgatcatatttttcaatttaatccctaattgataatttcatcaaaaattcatttacaaaagttgtttatctaacaacaaccattcattttccaccattaaacttcaaaaccctaacaTGTTCATCAATGAAaaactcaaatactttaacaatttcaaaaattagtccctgggctagtagattaagctacaacgatctcggaaacatataaattattaaaaatgagacaaaaatcaTTTACCAATCAAAGAAATAGGTCTAGCCGAACCCTAGCTTAACAATGGTTTCCTTTTGCTTCAAATTTCGGttgaaaataagaagaaaaagatgatccAACATCTGATGTTCGTACGGCGGTATCCACAACCCCTTTTCGGGCTCCGTAGCAAGAAATGATATATTCTGTTAAAGACAGTCCTTCGCGTAAATTGCTTTGAATGGGTAAATTGATCATTTGTCCTTGGGGATCTGACATTAATCCTCTCATACCTACTAATTGGTGCACTTGAGATACATTTCCTCTAGCTCCTGAAATAGACATTATAAGGACTGGGTTAAACGGGTCAGTCATCCTAAAATTAGGATTCATTTCTTATCGCAAATATTCACTTGTAGCATACCATATCTCAATTGATTAGCGTAATTTTTCTACCGCGTGTACATTCCCAAAACGATGGTGTTTTTCCAAAATCAAACTTTGTTGTTTAGCATATTGGACTAGCCATCCCTTAGAAGGTATCGTTAAAAGATCATTAATTCTTAATGAAATGGATGTAGCAGTAGCTTGCTGGAAACCCAAAGCTTTTACTTGATCCAGGATGTGTGATGTTTATGCCATTCCGAAGTGATCTATTAATCTGCTAATAAGCTGTTTAATAACAGTTCCATCTATCGTTTTATTGTGAAATACCAGATTGGCCCGTTCTGCCATAAATACCCCCTTATTTCGCTGAGTGGACTTCGTCAATAGGTTTGAGTCAATGATTGGAAAACTTCCTTTTCTCGATCTTGATTTTGGTAGAAAGTCGGGTCAGGTACTGGGGTCCTAGTTGAACCGAAGAGACCCAAATTCATATTTGGTGTAATAGAATTTTTTAGCTTAGATACCATATGATTGGGTATCATATGAGAAGGCCCGAAAAAACCCTTGTATAGCTTCTTCGATTTCTCGGTAAAGAGAAATATGACCAACAGTGGTTCGAATGTATATACAAAGAATTTCTTTTAAACTTCTTACTATTAGATAATGTCCATAAATCTCATGATAGCTACCTAAAGATTCATGGTGAACTTCGATGGGAGCTTCTCTTAAAGCAATAACGCATTGCTCTAGTCGCCACTAGGGCCACAAAGGACTATCTAAATTAATTCTTTTCTGCCTATAAGCTCCAATCGCATCATAGGAATTACAAAAAAAGGCTCCATTGTAGACTTATAGTTATTATCATCAATTCTTTCATTTTGATAGCTTTTTCGATTCCATGGATTATACCTATTTGTACAAATACCTCGACGATTCCCACTCGTTAATACATAGAGCCTAATAAGCATATCTTGAGTCGGTACAGAAATGGGATCCCCAATAGCTGGAGATAAGAGATTCATATGAGAAAACATAAGTAAACGAGCCTTCGCTTGCGCCTCTAAAGATAAAGGTACATGAACTGCCATTTGATCCCCATCAAAGTTTGCATTGAATCCCTTACAAACTAATGGATGTAAACAAATAGCACATCCTTCCACTAAAATAGGTTGGAATGCCTGTATACCTAATCTATGCAGAGTAGGCGCTCTATTCAACAATACAGGATGTCCCTGCATAACTTCTTGCAGTATTTCCCATACAATCAGCCCTTTTTCCTAAATTTTACTCTTAGCAACTCCTATGTTCAGAGCAAGATGTTGTCTAATTAGACCGCGAATTACAAATGTCATGAAAAGCTCTATTGCTATTTCGCGAGGCAACCCACATCGATGTAATGAAAGTGAGGGGCCAACAACAATGACAGAACGTCCCGAATAATCGACTCATTTACCAAGCAAAGTCTCGCGAAATCTTCCCTCTTTGCCTTCAATTACATCTGAAAATGACTTGTAAACCTTATTATGACCATCCCTCATTGGTTGTCCGCGGATTCCATTATCAAGAAGTGTATCCACAGCTTCTTGTACTAATTTTTCCTGACACATTACTATTTCCCCTGGCGTAAATCTACTTGTTGTTAATAGATCGGTAAGAGTATTATTTCGATAGATAACTCTTCTATAGAGTTCATTAATATCTGAACTCATTAGTTTACCCCTATCTATTTGAATGATCGGTCTCAACTTGGGAGGAAGAACCGATAATAGACATAAAACCATCCATTCTGGTTCTATATTTGTTTGAATAAAATGCTTAGCCAATTCCATGCGTTTAACTAAAAAATCCTTTCTTCTTCCAATTTTTTGATCTTCCCATTCATTACCCGTAAGGCCTTCTTCTCCTAATTCTTTCCATTCTACCACTGAATAATCGATAAGAATTCGCAAATCTAGATCAGCTAATTGTTCTCGAATAGCACCTGCTCCGGTAGAAATTTTGCAACTTCGAAATATATCGAAACCTCGGGCAGTAAAAAAAGTGGGATACTGTATTTCCAGGATTGAATTTCATATTCGAATGAACCTCGTAATCGTAAGAAAGTAGGTTTTTTAGCAATGGGCCTAGCAAAAGAAAAATTAGGATAGGGCCCTGCAGGATCCCCCCTCACAATCGGACATGAGAGTTTCCACTCATCCGGCTCAAGTAGTTACACCAAATAAAGATAAAGTAAAGGAGTTCTCACTTTCAAATTCTCGAACCCCCCCAAAAAAGTCTACTCTTTACTCAAGTTCCAAGAAACATTTCATTGCTTGGTTATTCTTTTATTGATTTagattttcttaattctttattcaattcaaaattaggacATAAATGAAATGTGAAGTTCTTAAGTAGTCTACTTCCCCTCGAATGTTGAATCctcttaaattaaaattaaaggagTGTCATAAGGGATTTACTTGTCTATGTACCCTTCCATTCGATCTCTTAGGTCCCGCGGTACCTCGACGATTATACCACGATGCCCTTTACTTAAAGCCTAAGCCTATATGCGATGTATAGACTCCTGCAACCATGACATATTTGTTTCCTTGaacataatttcatttctttctaaaagaaataaaataaatgagaacGGTTAATTCCACAAAAAAACAAGAAGTCTTTTTTTCACGAGGTACAACTCAAAATTcctagttatttatttttactgactCGACCATAGACCAATTCCATTTTTATTTAGGAGTATTGAATATGCCCATAATTTTGAGCTTGAtgtggttttatttaatttaacatgtaattacatttttactaatttaaccttttaaaacattaataattacacaattgtcaagccatgtacatccactatcaagttaaatggtctaattagcatataaggacttccaatttaaagttctatagctattaaacacctttagctattagaacacaacttttgcacattatgcaatttagtcatttttatcaaattgagtatgtaaacggtaaaatttcttaacgaaatttttatacagtaatactatcatgttgtagaccataaaataataataaaataaattttttgacttcggatttgtggttccaaaatcactgttccgatttcactaaaaacggactgttacaactctcatGCGGGGAGCGGCTGTTGTGGTGCAGTAAAAGTGATGCTCCTTTTGGGGCGACGAAGATTTTCGTTATTACAACTGCTACCGTGTCGACCTGAGTTGGACCTCTACTGTGTCAAAACATCTGCTTTTATCTTGAGAGCTTTTTTGGTCCACCTCGGTGTCAGCCTTCGAATAAGaataaaaggttaaatatacTGACTAattggaaatagagaaaaaaattacgttAATTACATCGGAAGTTCCTTGAGTTTTTCCGTATGATTATGACATCAATATTATGTATGGTATATCTAAGGTATTATTTACGGGTATCCAAAAAGTTTGAACTCTTGACCACATGACGGTCGCCGATTGGGACTTCCACCTAGACTTCGACCCCTTATCGTATCAAGCACTGTCACCCCCAAAACCTGATTTCCCCAAGATGGGTTTCTCAGGTGATGATCTTATCCCGtcatgacatatgaaatgtatgtgtgcTGAGGCGCGTTATCACATCCCTGCCCCCTCAAAACTACCTAAGAACTTATGTTGTTTTAGTCAAAAACCCTGAACACTTTTAAAAattcctaaaccctaaaaaaaatcctaaacataaccctaaccctaacaaaataaaaaccctactaaaaaaataaaaaaccctaaccctggAGAGAGAAACGAAAAGCGCTTCCGGTTGAGCGCGCTTTCCTGCCATCTGTGCAGAAAGTGCACCAAATTGGATGCGCTTTCCATTTCTCTCCTAAAATCGACATATTcccctaattaattttaaaacggACCTAAATGCCTAATTAAAAGCCTATATACCTTATTTtgcaaaatatattattataatgaaatacatgcatgttaTAAAGAGTctcattttatataattttgcaGATAATGATTTGTAAAAGGTGGAGAAAGTGGAAAAAAAGTTTCCAAGGGCAAGAGGTCCAAACAAGTCGTATAATATTTTAAGATTACAGTGACTCTTGTATCGGCTCTTCTTTTTCTCAGTACAAACTACAAACTGGCTGTGCTGTAACTAGCTTACAAAACAAAAGGTGCTTCATATTTGTTGTTTGTTTCAAACTTCTAAGAAAATTTGGGTAGAAACCaggttatttttctttttttatcacaGTGCAGAAATTAGGTTccttaattcattcaatgaaCTGAAAAATTCAAGGCCCCATAGTTTGTCGACGGATAAAGCGGGTCTGAAGGAACCAATGTGGCCATCTCAGCGTCGTCACCATAAACGAGCAAGAACATCTCAATAAGAACCTGTAGCTCTTAAACTTCCCATATAGGCTTTTCGATAGCTGAATCCCCATGTGAGAGCTGTTGCTGCAGGTGGAAAGGGTTTATCATTGGCAGTCTTTGTTGGCTTATTGCTTCCAGTTCCattctttgttgttgttgttgctgctgctCATGTAAACTGTTTGGCCTTGACCCTCCAATCCCCATGAAATCAAGGGTCGTCATGTTACTTCCTCCATTGCCACTGCTTGTTCCAAACATTGCTGCTGGTAACTGAGTTCTTCCTTGTAACAAGCTAGAGCTACCACTATCTTCCTGTTCCATGCTCTTCATCAAGCCTACTTGGTTTCGGTCAGCTCCGTTAATGAACATGTTAGTGAACATTCCCATTTCATTCATTGCTGAGCTTCCGGTGGCAGCTGTGAAAAGTTGGGCCATTTCACTGGGGCTTTTCTGCATGAACGGGTTGGAGAATCCTCCGGCCTCGCTGATCCCAACCATGCTTGTCTGATCGGTTTGGGACGGGAACTGATCGTAAGATGTGTTCTGCTGCTCAATCCCACCGAATGATGGTGGTCTAATGGTCTGCTCAGGGCCTGCCATGCTACTAGCAAAACTTTTTTGCATCATGGGTGAGTTTATACTATTACTTGCAGTTGCACCCATCTGTGCTGCTTTCTGTAATAAGGCTGTTGCCGACATGATTGGGCAACCATTTTTGCTGTCCTGCAAATAATTGAGTCCAGATGAGCTATTTGAACTAAGCTGCAGGCTAGAGGAGGCCGAGGAAACACTTCTCGGGCCGCCAAATAGACTGCTCGAGCTACTTGAAAACATGCCTCCTCCCATGTTCATGGACATAAACGGCATTGGCACTAGTTCTTGGGGATGGGATTTGAGTGGGGACTTCGGGTCAAAGTTGCCTAAATCGGATATTCCATTGCTCGTTTGCATTGATGATATAAGCTCAGGCATTTGGTTTTGCATGTTTGATCCCATGTTGTTCATTAGCCCTTGGTTTACCTTGTTGTTTTCTTCAGCTAATGCATCGCAGAAAGCCCTGTGGGTGATAAAGCTATCCCTCCTGCACCAAGAATTAGAATTTGGTATAGcttcatacatacatatatatagatacaGATATAggtatagatatagatataggcATTTTATGAACCTTGAAAAGATGGTTCCACAATCACATTTGTATTCCCTGGTACCACAAGTCTTTTGATGAGCTTTCCAATCAGATTGCACAGCATATTTCTTAGAGCACTTGTCGCATTTCCACTTCTTCTCACCATGCTTACGGCTGAAATGCTTCTTGATTCCCGTAAGGTCTCCGAGTGCACGAGCCGGGTTGTGGTGGACGCAGGTCGGTTCCGGGCATATGTACACTCGTTTCTTGACCTCAGTGGTTGTCCTTTGCTTTAGCTTCCATGGAAGATTGTGACCTCTTCGATGCAATTGCAAGTTTTGGTCCCTTTGGAACCCCTTGTTGCATATCTCACATACAAATCGATTTGTTGCCATAAGGGTTGTTGGTGATAAAGCAATAACTTCAGCATTCGGATCTGATCCAAACAACAATTATGCAATTAGCTCTTAAAAAACAAAGAATTATGCATTCTTTTGTATAATCTAAGCTATAGGATTACTGTGACACTAAAGAACCAATGGCCCAAATACAACAGtcaaaaacaaaaagagaagTAAAAGGTACAATCAAGCAAAAAGTTCTTTACAATTATTGTAATCTCATAGCAATAATTGAACACTTTATacaaaaaattaacaattaatctCTTCATTGAGAAAGGCAATCGAATCAATACTCAAAACATCAAAGTTCTTACTACTCGACTCAACATGCATCCGGTTATCATCAGCTATTATTTCTCGGGAAATACCCCTTCAGAACACTTGTTCTTTTCTCCGAAAAAATTTAGCTTTGACATGCATGCTTCTATCATATGTAAAACTCAAACCCCATGCATGTGTTCAAAAACCAAAAAATCCCAGTACATCAGTTAAACATTTCATCAGAACTTTCCCTGTGACATAACATGAAATATGCAACCAGAACTAGGTAATAACTTATGATAGAAGAAAGCATAATTAGGATTGATTTGGggaatgaattatatatataattgcctGGAGTTCCTggtaaatttctcttcttcttaaCAGCTTGCTGTGAGCCATTATTACTGTTAGAAGCAGCAGAAGGTCCTGAACCAGAGGCAGCAAAGTTGTTTTGCAACATCTGTTTCTGCTGTTGGACTTCCTCTCCCGAAGAGAAGCTTCCATCATCATCACCAGACATATTTGACATTTGAAACTGAGAGTAGTAGAAGATGTATTGATAAAAACACAAAGCTTGTCGGTTCCCTTTTTCCTTGGCTCTAGATCTTTGTTGTTGTTGGTGCTGGAGCAGTAAAAGTGGGGCTTGTTTTTTTGGTGAACATAAAAATTCAGGAATGTGGTGCTATGTAGAGGAAGACAAAAACCCAGGGAAGTCTTCCCTTGATTTCGGGTGAAAGAAAAGGGGTTTAGCTGCTGCCACAAATATCAGTAACATTGGAACCCCCTCTTCTTTGgctttatatataattaaacttatatatattgaAAAGGACAACTATATAGAAATTACCCCTTTGTTGTTAATCTAATTCCCATTCTCTTTCTTAGTTCATTCTTTTTATTTACTAGTTTTATATTACAGGTTTTTTGTTGGTGAATATAATAGGttaatattgtttattttttaattaaatttttattaaatagtttTTCTATTTTGATGTAAAATTGTTTCAAAGTTGTATTATTTAAAATTGTGTATGGACTACGGCGAAAGTTTTGAGTTTTGAGTATTGAAGTTTGAGACTCATTATATGTAATTGTATGCGTTGGTGGATGGATTATACTTAGTTTATTTGTATTATAATAGTTTgaatatataataatttgatatttggagtaatatttGATACTTGTAATTACTCATATGCATATTAATACATTAATTATATTGTACTTGTAACACTtacaaaaatttattaaagtaGGAAAGTtatcaaaattatgaaaaattttatggcTGAAATTATAGTATACTAtccaaatttatgaaaattataaatgaaaaaattgtTAGGATTAAAGCTTTAGGAAAATGTCGACATTGGTAGGTGTCCACGtcttaataataacaataatactaatctttaaaattaattcaacatttgtttgtatatatatctgaaataataaattgcaaaagcaAATTTTGGGCATATTCCATGATATATACCAAGTcaatatatagataaatataagAAGATGTCATTGTTGCAGCTGTTTGTCCCTTTTGATCCAATGGATGGAGGAAACTAAAGAAGTGAGTTTCCAGAGTTTCAGTTTCTTTATTAACTAATGAGGTTGCTGCTTTGTTTTCTAGGTACAACTTAAATCGTTTTAAATGGATTTTAATGGTATTACCATGATTACTATTGTAACAATAAGAAGTGGGTATTTTTTAAAACGCATAGTACATATTTGCACAACACTGATAAAATAATTGAGacataatttttataaatcatGCATTTGTTTATCATGACAcgataataaagaaaaaagaaaaagttgattgTTTTGGCAATAAAAAACATTCTAGATATTTTATAtgcattagccatttggcttagaGACAAGATCAGAGTCCTTAGCTCAAGGAAAAAGCAAAGACTTGGTTCACTTAAAAAAATGGACAAAATCTGAATGTTCCGTCTAACAGCCGTTATTCAATTTTTGGATAAAACCAAATGAAATCCTAAAATATCATCCAACCTTTATTTTAACTCTCTAGTTTGAGATAAGCTTTTCTTCGCTCACGTTACTCAAAAGCAACGAGTTTCCATTTGAGTAGGCCTGCCCTCTCCCTCGGCCCTTGATTTGAGACAAATAAGAATGCAAGAGTGATTTGTGTCTTACATTAAGGTTAAGGTAGTTGGGAATTTTTTGATCACAAGTTTAATGCGAAAAAACAAGAAACCCGGCTGCAGACTGAGAAACAACAAAGAGACAGAAATAAGAATATGAAGTTATAAAAGTGTGGTCAACCCATTCAAATTACAAATTGCTTAGTTTTCACCGATGCTGGATCGATACAATTTATGAACCCAACATCAACACAACAATGTGAAGACACCCAGATGTTGATATTTTATATAGAAAGCACAAATATTGCTGGAACCAACCAAATTGCTAACTGACATAAGCTAAGTAACCCCATGCATAAATACAACAGGAAAGTCGGCCATGGGCGCTTattctttcccttttttattctCCTGAAAATGATGTCTATATGCAAACGAGTGATGAATTTTGTATTGTTGGCTGAAATCgacctctttttttatttttaaccatAAATTATGGAGAATGATATTTTAAACCTTTAGTCTTACGTAAT is a window of Gossypium hirsutum isolate 1008001.06 chromosome D08, Gossypium_hirsutum_v2.1, whole genome shotgun sequence DNA encoding:
- the LOC107949248 gene encoding zinc finger protein GAI-ASSOCIATED FACTOR 1; its protein translation is MSNMSGDDDGSFSSGEEVQQQKQMLQNNFAASGSGPSAASNSNNGSQQAVKKKRNLPGTPDPNAEVIALSPTTLMATNRFVCEICNKGFQRDQNLQLHRRGHNLPWKLKQRTTTEVKKRVYICPEPTCVHHNPARALGDLTGIKKHFSRKHGEKKWKCDKCSKKYAVQSDWKAHQKTCGTREYKCDCGTIFSRRDSFITHRAFCDALAEENNKVNQGLMNNMGSNMQNQMPELISSMQTSNGISDLGNFDPKSPLKSHPQELVPMPFMSMNMGGGMFSSSSSSLFGGPRSVSSASSSLQLSSNSSSGLNYLQDSKNGCPIMSATALLQKAAQMGATASNSINSPMMQKSFASSMAGPEQTIRPPSFGGIEQQNTSYDQFPSQTDQTSMVGISEAGGFSNPFMQKSPSEMAQLFTAATGSSAMNEMGMFTNMFINGADRNQVGLMKSMEQEDSGSSSLLQGRTQLPAAMFGTSSGNGGSNMTTLDFMGIGGSRPNSLHEQQQQQQQRMELEAISQQRLPMINPFHLQQQLSHGDSAIEKPIWEV